Proteins from one Cicer arietinum cultivar CDC Frontier isolate Library 1 chromosome 3, Cicar.CDCFrontier_v2.0, whole genome shotgun sequence genomic window:
- the LOC101505421 gene encoding uncharacterized protein has protein sequence MAALRMIDIAVNFTDGMFKGIYNGKQCHVADIPTVLNRAWAAGVHRIIVTGGSLEESREALAIAETDGRLFCTVGVHPTRCKEFEESGDPEQHFQDLLSLAQEGIQKGKVVAVGECGLDYDRLHFCPAEIQKKYFEKQFELAYITKLPMFLHMRAAAADFCELVEKNKDRFSAGVTHSFTGSMDDCTKLLSFDKMYIGINGCSLKTTENLDVVKGIPVERMMIETDSPYCEIKNTHAGVGFVNSKWPSKKKEKYDQENIVKGRNEPCLVRQVLEVVAGCKGINDMGNLSRTLYNNTCRVFFPHDLDSAADSLLAGNNSS, from the exons ATGGCAGCTCTTCGGATGATAG ATATAGCTGTTAACTTCACAG ATGGAATGTTTAAGGGAATCTACAATGGAAAGCAATGTCACGTCGCAGATATACCAACTGTTTTGAACAGGGCTTGGGCTGCTGGCGTTCACCGAATCATT GTAACTGGTGGATCACTTGAAGAATCAAGGGAAGCTCTTGCAATTGCTGAAACAGATG GAAGACTTTTCTGCACTGTTGGTGTGCATCCAACACGTTGCAAG GAATTTGAGGAGAGTGGAGATCCAGAACAGCATTTTCAGGATCTTTTGTCATTGGCTCAAGAGGGAATTCAGAAAGGGAAG GTGGTTGCGGTTGGAGAATGTGGATTAGACTATGACCGGCTTCATTTTTGCCCAGCGGAGATTCAAAAGAA GTATTTTGAGAAGCAGTTTGAATTGGCATACATCACAAAATTGCCTATGTTTTTGCACATGCGAGCAGCAGCTGCAGATTTCTGTGAATTAGTTGAGAAAAATAAGGACAG GTTCTCTGCTGGAGTCACCCATTCATTTACTGGTAGTATGGATGATTGCACTAAGCTTCTCTCTTTTGATAAAATGTACATTG GTATAAATGGGTGCTCTCTGAAGACAACTGAGAACCTTGATGTTGTCAAGGGTATTCCTGTTGAGAGAATGATGATTGAGACAGACTCGCCATACTGTGAAATCAAGAATACTCATGCCGGAGTTGGTTTTGTTAACTCTAAATGGCCTTCTAAGAAGAAAGAGAAGTATGATCAAGAGAACATTGTCAAAGGCCGCAATGAACCTTGTTTAGTTAG GCAAGTTCTTGAGGTGGTTGCTGGCTGTAAAGGAATCAATGACATGGGTAACCTAAGTAGAACATTGTACAACAACACTTGCAG GGTGTTTTTCCCGCATGACTTGGATTCTGCAGCTGATTCTCTTCTAGCTGGCAATAATTCTTCATAA
- the LOC101505756 gene encoding 33 kDa ribonucleoprotein, chloroplastic — protein sequence MASATSSISSSIYNNRIYNLSFTHSSISLTTTNFPQRPISHKPFNLNLNSQSFNLCPIPLQILHPPFASLDEFQVSQQENSESEPQTETFEKPQQEEEQKVTISDDAGRLYVGNLPFSITSSQLAEIFAEAGTVVSVEIVYDRVTDRSRGFAFVTMKSVEEAKEAIRMFDGSQIGGRSAKVNFPEVPKGGERLVMGKKVRSAYKGFVDSPHKIYAGNLGWGLNSQELRDAFAEQPGLLGAKVIYERDNGRSRGFGFVTFETAENLEAALNAMNGVEVQGRPLRLNLASERTTSSPPPVVEENTKSNVDSSELVSSAST from the exons ATGGCTTCTGCAACATCTTCTATTTCCTCATCTATCTACAACAATAGAATCTACAACCTCTCATTCACCCATTCTTCCATTTCACTCACCACCACCAACTTCCCTCAAAGACCCATTTCCCATAAACCCTTCAATCTCAACCTCAACTCTCAAAGTTTCAATCTTTGCCCTATCCCACTTCAAATTCTTCACCCCCCGTTCGCTTCCTTAGATGAATTCCAAGTTTCTCAACAAGAGAACTCAGAATCAGAACCACAAACAGAAACATTTGAAAAACCACAGCAAGAAGAAGAGCAGAAAGTAACAATCTCAGACGATGCTGGGAGACTCTATGTTGGAAACTTGCCATTTTCAATTACTTCTTCTCAGTTGGCTGAGATCTTTGCAGAAGCTGGTACTGTCGTGTCTGTTGag ATTGTGTATGATCGAGTCACTGACAGGAGCAGAGGATTTGCATTTGTTACAATGAAGAGTGTTGAAGAAGCTAAAGAAGCAATTCGAATGTTTGATGGTTCT CAAATTGGTGGTAGGAGTGCTAAGGTAAACTTTCCAGAAGTGCCCAAAGGAGGTGAAAGGTTGGTAATGGGGAAAAAAGTAAGGAGCGCCTACAAAGGCTTTGTTGATAGTCCTCACAAGATTTATGCTGGAAACCTTGGCTGGGGACTGAACTCTCAGGAACTTAGAGATGCCTTTGCTGAACAGCCAGGCTTATTGGGTGCCAAGGTCATTTATGAGAGGGACAATGGAAGATCTCGAGGTTTTGGATTCGTCACTTTTGAAACTGCCGAGAATTTAGAGGCTGCTTTGAACGCAATGAATGGCGTG GAAGTTCAAGGCCGGCCCTTGCGATTGAATTTGGCTTCAGAGAGGACAACCTCATCTCCTCCTCCGGTAGTTGAGGAAAATACAAAAAGCAATGTTGATAGCTCAGAATTGGTGTCTAGTGCCAGCACTTGA
- the LOC101504782 gene encoding uncharacterized protein isoform X2, whose amino-acid sequence MDPARTPLGQMLLEEITPVVMVLSTPSVEEACLKNGLSFLQMLTPFCSFNNIDVPVRTASDQPYRIHKFKLRLFYGSGVRKPDLKVAEEQLKQVITDSGEKVFSELCTDVPEINHELASSEDRNTPSWFQFFNKELVRVASFSDHEAFDHPVACLLAVSSKDEQPINRFVDLFNTNKLPSLLNDGTMDPKISKHYLLVHDNQDGPTERASKILTEMRSTFGTSDCLMLCINSSPDAPIKHQVNPWASQISDTSPNQDLDCFLNIDDINEIKDLMQDLTSKHIIPNMEQKIRVLNQQVSATRKGFKNQIKNLWWRKGKEDGADSLNGPTYNFNSIESQIRVLGDYAFMLRDYELALSNYRLISTDYKIDKAWKRYAGVQEMMGLTYFMLDQSRKEAEYCMENAFNTYLKLGSLGQQNATRCGLWWTEMLKARDLYKEAATVYFRICGEDILHSAVMLEQASYCYLLSKPSMSRKYGFHLVLSGEQYKKCDQIKHAIRTYRCALSVFRGTTWSYINDHVHFHIGQWYASLGMYDVAVKHMTEILACSHQSKTTQELFLGDFLQIVEKTGRTFEVTKLQLPVINISSLKIIFEDHRTFGSPSAVNTKEGLWHSLEEEMIPSFTAAKANWLELQSKLIPKKLSQSNVCVAGEAVKVNIEFRNPLQITVPVSGVTLICKYSTSTEELTSNENELSLKTDNEVDHFRDMSSGNSSFLVSEVDFSLGGGETTMVQLSVTPKAVGTLEILGVRWKLSGAIVGFHNFELSHPKKNIVKGRRKPKHPPNEKFKFMVIKSIPKIQGSIHSLPRKAYAGDLRQLMLELRNPSEFPVKNLKMKISHPRFLIIGSQENAKLEFPGCLTKNIDSVQSVTHANPNIMSDTVFSFPVDTSVQGETPLLWPLWFRAAVPGDISLYMSIYYEVADISSVIRYRTLRLHYNVQVLPSLDVSFQISPSRLRIQDFLVRLDVVNKTSSESFQVYQLSSIGHHWEISLLQPPDAIFPSQTLMAGQAISCFFTLKKSRRLPTLEYNISTTHDRSDDVLLVPQCSQDLVYNTNNVPLVNFHHYERLQQKVSLENLGDLNTVDFVLISRPLNSTINHGLSDSPHVMSHHSCHLSTSSTGPISWLVDGPQTLHHDFSASFCEINLKMHLYNSSGVTVFVRIDTSDFDGSGGHLNSVNAVQSATPDNPAGWHDVTPVNELKVTSNALETQPGKALSLESVSPYIWSGSSSTNLHLEPMSSAEVPLQICVFSPGTYDLSNYVLNWNLLGDSDEMSKPSGKCQGYKYYLTVLQST is encoded by the exons ATGGATCCGGCGAGAACGCCACTAGGACAAATGCTATTGGAGGAAATCACTCCGGTTGTAATGGTCCTTTCTACTCCCTCCGTCGAAGAAGCTTGCTTAAAAAACGGTCTCTCATTCCTCCAGATGCTCACACCTTTCTGCTCATTCAACAACATCGACG TTCCAGTGAGAACCGCTAGTGATCAGCCTTATCGCATTCATAAATTCAAATTGCGTCTCTTCTATGGTTCCGGTGTTAGGAAGCCCGATTTGAAG GTTGCTGAAGAGCAATTGAAGCAAGTTATTACAGATTCAGGGGAGAAAGTGTTTTCTGAGCTGTGCACAGATGTGCCGGAAATCAATCATGAACTTGCTA GTTCTGAAGACAGAAATACACCATCCTGGTTTCAGTTTTTCAATAAAGAGCTTGTCCGCGTGGCTTCCTTTTCAGACCATGAAGCTTTTGATCATCCTGTGGCTT GTCTTTTAGCTGTTTCTTCAAAAGATGAACAGCCAATTAACAGATTTGTTGACCTTTTCAATACCAACAAGCTTCCTTCCCTTCTTAATGACGGTACAATGGATCCAAAGATTTCAAAGCATTACTTGTTAGTGCATGACAATCAAGATGGTCCCACAGAAAG AGCAAGTAAAATATTGACAGAAATGAGGAGTACATTTGGAACTAGTGACTGTTTGATGCTTTGCATTAATTCTTCCCCAGATGCTCCAATCAAGCATCAAGTTAATCCTTGGGCTTCACAA ATATCCGATACCTCACCTAATCAAGATCTTGACTGCTTTCTTAACATTGATGATATCAATGAG ATCAAAGATTTAATGCAAGATTTAACATCTAAGCACATCATTCCTAACATGGAGCAAAAAATTCGTGTGCTTAATCAACAG GTTTCTGCAACACGAAAAGGttttaaaaaccaaataaaGAATTTATGGTggagaaaaggaaaagaagatgGTGCAGATTCTCTCAATGGTCCTAC GTATAACTTTAACTCCATTGAATCCCAGATTCGAGTTTTGGGTGACTATGCTTTCATGTTACGAGATTATGAACTTGCCTTGTCAAATTATCGCCTAATTTCCACAGATTACAAGATTGATAAAGCCTGGAAGCGTTATGCTGGTGTGCAG gAAATGATGGGGCTTACGTACTTCATGTTGGATCAATCAAGAAAAGAAGCTGAATATTGCATGGAGAATGCTTTTAACACATATTTA AAACTAGGGTCATTGGGTCAGCAAAATGCTACACGATGTGGTCTGTGGTGGACAGAAATGTTGAAAGCACGAGACCTATATAAAGAGGCAGCTACAGTTTACTTTCGTATTTGTGGTGAG GATATCCTACATTCTGCTGTAATGCTTGAGCAAGCATCATACTGTTACTTGCTGTCTAAACCCTCCATGTCACGCAAATATGGATTTCATCTAGTGCTTTCTGGGGAGCAGTATAAAAAGTGTGATCAG ATCAAGCATGCAATTCGAACATACAGATGTGCTCTTTCTGTTTTTAGAGGAACTACTTGGAGTTATATTAATGATCATGTTCATTTCCATATAGGACA GTGGTATGCTTCTCTTGGGATGTATGATGTGGCTGTCAAGCATATGACGGAAATCTTGGCTTGTAGTCACCAGTCCAAGACGACACAAGAATTATTCCTGGGTGACTTTCTTCAAATTGTGGAG AAAACCGGGCGGACATTCGAGGTAACAAAACTTCAATTGCCTGTGATCAACATCTCTTCACTCAAGATCATTTTTGAAGATCACCGAACTTTTGGATCACCTTCAGCT GTTAACACTAAAGAAGGCTTGTGGCATTCTTTGGAGGAAGAAATGATACCGTCATTTACTGCTGCCAAGGCTAATTGGTTGGAGTTGCAATCAAAGCTTATTCCAAAAAAGCTCAGTCAATCAAATGTTTGTGTTGCTGGAG AAGCTGTGAAGGTTAATATTGAGTTCAGAAACCCTCTGCAAATCACAGTTCCCGTATCTGGTGTTACACTTATATGCAAATATTCTACTAGTACGGAAGAACTTACATCAA ATGAAAATGAATTAAGCTTGAAGACCGATAATGAAGTTGACCACTTCAGGGATATGAGCTCAGGCAATTCCTCGTTTTTGGTTTCTGAGGTTGATTTCTCACTAGGAGGTGGTGAAACTACCATG GTACAACTATCAGTTACTCCTAAGGCAGTTGGTACTCTTGAAATTCTTGGTGTTCGATGGAAACTATCAGGTGCAATAGTTGGATTTCACAACTTTGAGTTGAGCCACCCAAAGAAGAATATTGTAAAAGGAAGAAGGAAGCCAAAGCACCCACCTAATGAGAAGTTTAAATTTATGGTGATCAAG AGCATACCCAAGATTCAGGGTTCCATTCACTCTTTACCTCGAAAGGCATATGCTGGAGATTTACGGCAACTTATGCTGGAGTTGAGGAATCCTTCAGAGTTTCCTGTTAAG AATCTGAAGATGAAGATAAGTCACCCTAGATTCCTGATTATTGGGAGTCAAGAAAATGCAAAATTAGAGTTTCCTGGTTGCTTAACAAAGAATATAGATTCAGTGCAAAGTGTTACACATGCTAATCCTAATATTATGTCTGACACTGTATTTTCGTTTCCGGTG GACACGTCAGTTCAAGGTGAAACACCCTTATTGTGGCCTCTTTGGTTTAGGGCTGCTGTTCCTGGTGATATTTCTCTTTATATGAGCATTTATTATGAGGTTGCAGATATATCAAGTGTCATTAGATATCGCACTCTTCGCTTGCATTACAATGTGCAG GTATTACCATCATTAGATGTCTCATTTCAAATTAGTCCTTCCCGATTAAGAATACAAGATTTTCTTGTTCGATTGGATGTTGTTAACAAGACAAGCTCAGAAAGCTTCCAAGTTTATCAGTTGTCATCTATTGGGCATCACTGGGAAATATCATTACTTCAACCTCCTGATGCTATTTTTCCTTCGCAAACTTTGATGGCTGGTCAAGCAATATCCTGTTTCTTCACGTTGAAG AAATCGAGGAGATTACCGACATTGGAATACAACATATCTACCACCCATGACAGAAGTGATGATGTACTATTGGTTCCTCAATGCAGTCAGGATTTAGTTTACAATACTAATAATGTACCTTTGGTAAATTTCCACCATTATGAAAGATTGCAGCAGAAAGTGTCACTTGAG AATCTGGGTGACTTGAATACTGTTGATTTTGTGTTGATCTCTCGGCCTCTCAACAGTACCATCAATCATGGTTTATCTGATTCTCCTCATGTTATGTCTCACCATTCGTGTCACTTAAG TACCTCTAGCACGGGTCCCATTTCATGGCTAGTGGATGGACCTCAAACCTTGCATCATGACTTCTCTGCATCCTTCTGTGAAATAAATTTGAAGATGCATCTTTACAATTCATCTGGTGTCACTGTTTTTGTGCGCATCGACACATCAGATTTTGATGGTAGTGGTGGACATCTGAACAGTGTAAACGCAGTTCAATCAGCAACTCCTGATAATCCAGCAGGTTGGCATGATGTTACACCAGTGAATGAACTCAAAGTAACATCAAATGCTCTCGAAACCCAACCAGGAAAAGCACTATCATTGGAAAGTGTTTCCCCATACATTTGGTCTGGGTCAAGCTCAACCAATCTCCACCTTGAGCCCATGTCCTCAGCAGAAGTTCCTCTTCAGATCTGTGTATTCTCTCCAGGGACATATGACCTGTCAAATTATGTTTTGAATTGGAATCTTCTGGGAGACAGCGACGAAATGAGTAAGCCTTCGGGCAAGTGCCAGGGCTATAAATACTATTTGACAGTGCTCCAATCCACTTGA
- the LOC101504782 gene encoding uncharacterized protein isoform X1, translated as MDPARTPLGQMLLEEITPVVMVLSTPSVEEACLKNGLSFLQMLTPFCSFNNIDVPVRTASDQPYRIHKFKLRLFYGSGVRKPDLKVAEEQLKQVITDSGEKVFSELCTDVPEINHELASSEDRNTPSWFQFFNKELVRVASFSDHEAFDHPVACLLAVSSKDEQPINRFVDLFNTNKLPSLLNDGTMDPKISKHYLLVHDNQDGPTESRASKILTEMRSTFGTSDCLMLCINSSPDAPIKHQVNPWASQISDTSPNQDLDCFLNIDDINEIKDLMQDLTSKHIIPNMEQKIRVLNQQVSATRKGFKNQIKNLWWRKGKEDGADSLNGPTYNFNSIESQIRVLGDYAFMLRDYELALSNYRLISTDYKIDKAWKRYAGVQEMMGLTYFMLDQSRKEAEYCMENAFNTYLKLGSLGQQNATRCGLWWTEMLKARDLYKEAATVYFRICGEDILHSAVMLEQASYCYLLSKPSMSRKYGFHLVLSGEQYKKCDQIKHAIRTYRCALSVFRGTTWSYINDHVHFHIGQWYASLGMYDVAVKHMTEILACSHQSKTTQELFLGDFLQIVEKTGRTFEVTKLQLPVINISSLKIIFEDHRTFGSPSAVNTKEGLWHSLEEEMIPSFTAAKANWLELQSKLIPKKLSQSNVCVAGEAVKVNIEFRNPLQITVPVSGVTLICKYSTSTEELTSNENELSLKTDNEVDHFRDMSSGNSSFLVSEVDFSLGGGETTMVQLSVTPKAVGTLEILGVRWKLSGAIVGFHNFELSHPKKNIVKGRRKPKHPPNEKFKFMVIKSIPKIQGSIHSLPRKAYAGDLRQLMLELRNPSEFPVKNLKMKISHPRFLIIGSQENAKLEFPGCLTKNIDSVQSVTHANPNIMSDTVFSFPVDTSVQGETPLLWPLWFRAAVPGDISLYMSIYYEVADISSVIRYRTLRLHYNVQVLPSLDVSFQISPSRLRIQDFLVRLDVVNKTSSESFQVYQLSSIGHHWEISLLQPPDAIFPSQTLMAGQAISCFFTLKKSRRLPTLEYNISTTHDRSDDVLLVPQCSQDLVYNTNNVPLVNFHHYERLQQKVSLENLGDLNTVDFVLISRPLNSTINHGLSDSPHVMSHHSCHLSTSSTGPISWLVDGPQTLHHDFSASFCEINLKMHLYNSSGVTVFVRIDTSDFDGSGGHLNSVNAVQSATPDNPAGWHDVTPVNELKVTSNALETQPGKALSLESVSPYIWSGSSSTNLHLEPMSSAEVPLQICVFSPGTYDLSNYVLNWNLLGDSDEMSKPSGKCQGYKYYLTVLQST; from the exons ATGGATCCGGCGAGAACGCCACTAGGACAAATGCTATTGGAGGAAATCACTCCGGTTGTAATGGTCCTTTCTACTCCCTCCGTCGAAGAAGCTTGCTTAAAAAACGGTCTCTCATTCCTCCAGATGCTCACACCTTTCTGCTCATTCAACAACATCGACG TTCCAGTGAGAACCGCTAGTGATCAGCCTTATCGCATTCATAAATTCAAATTGCGTCTCTTCTATGGTTCCGGTGTTAGGAAGCCCGATTTGAAG GTTGCTGAAGAGCAATTGAAGCAAGTTATTACAGATTCAGGGGAGAAAGTGTTTTCTGAGCTGTGCACAGATGTGCCGGAAATCAATCATGAACTTGCTA GTTCTGAAGACAGAAATACACCATCCTGGTTTCAGTTTTTCAATAAAGAGCTTGTCCGCGTGGCTTCCTTTTCAGACCATGAAGCTTTTGATCATCCTGTGGCTT GTCTTTTAGCTGTTTCTTCAAAAGATGAACAGCCAATTAACAGATTTGTTGACCTTTTCAATACCAACAAGCTTCCTTCCCTTCTTAATGACGGTACAATGGATCCAAAGATTTCAAAGCATTACTTGTTAGTGCATGACAATCAAGATGGTCCCACAGAAAG cAGAGCAAGTAAAATATTGACAGAAATGAGGAGTACATTTGGAACTAGTGACTGTTTGATGCTTTGCATTAATTCTTCCCCAGATGCTCCAATCAAGCATCAAGTTAATCCTTGGGCTTCACAA ATATCCGATACCTCACCTAATCAAGATCTTGACTGCTTTCTTAACATTGATGATATCAATGAG ATCAAAGATTTAATGCAAGATTTAACATCTAAGCACATCATTCCTAACATGGAGCAAAAAATTCGTGTGCTTAATCAACAG GTTTCTGCAACACGAAAAGGttttaaaaaccaaataaaGAATTTATGGTggagaaaaggaaaagaagatgGTGCAGATTCTCTCAATGGTCCTAC GTATAACTTTAACTCCATTGAATCCCAGATTCGAGTTTTGGGTGACTATGCTTTCATGTTACGAGATTATGAACTTGCCTTGTCAAATTATCGCCTAATTTCCACAGATTACAAGATTGATAAAGCCTGGAAGCGTTATGCTGGTGTGCAG gAAATGATGGGGCTTACGTACTTCATGTTGGATCAATCAAGAAAAGAAGCTGAATATTGCATGGAGAATGCTTTTAACACATATTTA AAACTAGGGTCATTGGGTCAGCAAAATGCTACACGATGTGGTCTGTGGTGGACAGAAATGTTGAAAGCACGAGACCTATATAAAGAGGCAGCTACAGTTTACTTTCGTATTTGTGGTGAG GATATCCTACATTCTGCTGTAATGCTTGAGCAAGCATCATACTGTTACTTGCTGTCTAAACCCTCCATGTCACGCAAATATGGATTTCATCTAGTGCTTTCTGGGGAGCAGTATAAAAAGTGTGATCAG ATCAAGCATGCAATTCGAACATACAGATGTGCTCTTTCTGTTTTTAGAGGAACTACTTGGAGTTATATTAATGATCATGTTCATTTCCATATAGGACA GTGGTATGCTTCTCTTGGGATGTATGATGTGGCTGTCAAGCATATGACGGAAATCTTGGCTTGTAGTCACCAGTCCAAGACGACACAAGAATTATTCCTGGGTGACTTTCTTCAAATTGTGGAG AAAACCGGGCGGACATTCGAGGTAACAAAACTTCAATTGCCTGTGATCAACATCTCTTCACTCAAGATCATTTTTGAAGATCACCGAACTTTTGGATCACCTTCAGCT GTTAACACTAAAGAAGGCTTGTGGCATTCTTTGGAGGAAGAAATGATACCGTCATTTACTGCTGCCAAGGCTAATTGGTTGGAGTTGCAATCAAAGCTTATTCCAAAAAAGCTCAGTCAATCAAATGTTTGTGTTGCTGGAG AAGCTGTGAAGGTTAATATTGAGTTCAGAAACCCTCTGCAAATCACAGTTCCCGTATCTGGTGTTACACTTATATGCAAATATTCTACTAGTACGGAAGAACTTACATCAA ATGAAAATGAATTAAGCTTGAAGACCGATAATGAAGTTGACCACTTCAGGGATATGAGCTCAGGCAATTCCTCGTTTTTGGTTTCTGAGGTTGATTTCTCACTAGGAGGTGGTGAAACTACCATG GTACAACTATCAGTTACTCCTAAGGCAGTTGGTACTCTTGAAATTCTTGGTGTTCGATGGAAACTATCAGGTGCAATAGTTGGATTTCACAACTTTGAGTTGAGCCACCCAAAGAAGAATATTGTAAAAGGAAGAAGGAAGCCAAAGCACCCACCTAATGAGAAGTTTAAATTTATGGTGATCAAG AGCATACCCAAGATTCAGGGTTCCATTCACTCTTTACCTCGAAAGGCATATGCTGGAGATTTACGGCAACTTATGCTGGAGTTGAGGAATCCTTCAGAGTTTCCTGTTAAG AATCTGAAGATGAAGATAAGTCACCCTAGATTCCTGATTATTGGGAGTCAAGAAAATGCAAAATTAGAGTTTCCTGGTTGCTTAACAAAGAATATAGATTCAGTGCAAAGTGTTACACATGCTAATCCTAATATTATGTCTGACACTGTATTTTCGTTTCCGGTG GACACGTCAGTTCAAGGTGAAACACCCTTATTGTGGCCTCTTTGGTTTAGGGCTGCTGTTCCTGGTGATATTTCTCTTTATATGAGCATTTATTATGAGGTTGCAGATATATCAAGTGTCATTAGATATCGCACTCTTCGCTTGCATTACAATGTGCAG GTATTACCATCATTAGATGTCTCATTTCAAATTAGTCCTTCCCGATTAAGAATACAAGATTTTCTTGTTCGATTGGATGTTGTTAACAAGACAAGCTCAGAAAGCTTCCAAGTTTATCAGTTGTCATCTATTGGGCATCACTGGGAAATATCATTACTTCAACCTCCTGATGCTATTTTTCCTTCGCAAACTTTGATGGCTGGTCAAGCAATATCCTGTTTCTTCACGTTGAAG AAATCGAGGAGATTACCGACATTGGAATACAACATATCTACCACCCATGACAGAAGTGATGATGTACTATTGGTTCCTCAATGCAGTCAGGATTTAGTTTACAATACTAATAATGTACCTTTGGTAAATTTCCACCATTATGAAAGATTGCAGCAGAAAGTGTCACTTGAG AATCTGGGTGACTTGAATACTGTTGATTTTGTGTTGATCTCTCGGCCTCTCAACAGTACCATCAATCATGGTTTATCTGATTCTCCTCATGTTATGTCTCACCATTCGTGTCACTTAAG TACCTCTAGCACGGGTCCCATTTCATGGCTAGTGGATGGACCTCAAACCTTGCATCATGACTTCTCTGCATCCTTCTGTGAAATAAATTTGAAGATGCATCTTTACAATTCATCTGGTGTCACTGTTTTTGTGCGCATCGACACATCAGATTTTGATGGTAGTGGTGGACATCTGAACAGTGTAAACGCAGTTCAATCAGCAACTCCTGATAATCCAGCAGGTTGGCATGATGTTACACCAGTGAATGAACTCAAAGTAACATCAAATGCTCTCGAAACCCAACCAGGAAAAGCACTATCATTGGAAAGTGTTTCCCCATACATTTGGTCTGGGTCAAGCTCAACCAATCTCCACCTTGAGCCCATGTCCTCAGCAGAAGTTCCTCTTCAGATCTGTGTATTCTCTCCAGGGACATATGACCTGTCAAATTATGTTTTGAATTGGAATCTTCTGGGAGACAGCGACGAAATGAGTAAGCCTTCGGGCAAGTGCCAGGGCTATAAATACTATTTGACAGTGCTCCAATCCACTTGA
- the LOC101505099 gene encoding syntaxin-121-like — MNDLLSADNNHRHVIQMAENSTGTAISLEKFFEEIEAVKEELNELEKLHVRLRKSHEKSKRLHSAKEVKELRCRMDSDVSLSLKKAKFVKGSLESLERSNEASRGLKDCGPGSSSDRTRSGVVSGLRKKLKESMESFNELREEISLEYRQTVKRRYFTVTGENPTDKTVDLLISTGESETFLKKAIEEQGRATVMETIQEIEERHGAVKEIERNLKELHQVFLDMAVLVEAQGEDLNDIESQMMRANSYVTSGVQQFHVANTHQKNTRKCTFFAMLLLLIIALVIILPIVFK, encoded by the exons atgaacgatTTGCTATCCGCTGACAACAACCACCGCCACGTCATCCAGATGGCTGAGAACTCCACCGGCACGGCGATAAGCCTAGAAAAATTCTTCGAAGAAATTGAAGCGGTGAAAGAAGAATTGAACGAATTAGAAAAGCTCCACGTAAGGCTCCGAAAGTCGCACGAAAAAAGCAAAAGGCTTCACAGCGCAAAGGAAGTGAAAGAGCTTCGTTGTAGAATGGATTCTGACGTTAGTCTCTCTCTAAAGAAAGCGAAATTCGTGAAGGGTAGTTTGGAGTCACTTGAGCGGTCTAATGAAGCAAGCCGGGGTTTAAAGGATTGTGGACCGGGTTCGTCTTCTGATAGAACCCGGTCGGGTGTGGTGAGTGGGTTGAggaaaaaattgaaagagtCGATGGAAAGTTTTAATGAACTTAGAGAAGAAATATCGTTGGAGTATAGACAAACCGTGAAACGGAGATATTTTACTGTCACCGGAGAGAACCCTACTGATAAAACTGTTGACCTCCTCATCTCTACTg GTGAGAGCGAAACATTCTTAAAAAAGGCAATCGAAGAGCAAGGTAGAGCAACAGTAATGGAGACAATCCAAGAGATTGAGGAGAGGCATGGTGCAGTGAAAGAGATTGAGAGAAATCTAAAAGAGTTGCACCAAGTGTTTTTGGACATGGCTGTTTTGGTTGAAGCACAAGGTGAAGATTTGAATGACATTGAGAGCCAAATGATGAGAGCTAATTCTTATGTTACCAGTGGGGTTCAACAATTTCATGTTGCTAACACCCATCAAAAGAATACCCGTAAATGCACCTTTTTTGCCATGTTACTCCTCCTCATTATTGCTTTGGTTATTATTCTCCctattgtttttaaataa